Proteins from one Streptomyces sp. NBC_00289 genomic window:
- the hypF gene encoding carbamoyltransferase HypF, whose product MSGPPPPAVVADDVPARRRVTVRGVVQGVGFRPYLYSLATELALAGHVTNTPEGVVAEVEGTRSAVARFCERIAAQAPPLAHVESVHQLELPATGGGAFTILASRTDGPVRTLVSPDTATCADCLRELADPADRRHRHPFVNCTHCGPRFTIVTGVPYDRAHTTMAGFPMCADCAREYADPADRRFHAQPVACPACGPRLRLLVPRGASAGGLKSVEGADAVAGARALLARGAILAVKGLGGYHLACDASNAAAVTLLRRRKGRGDKPFAVMARTVDDIAHLVRPGREERSLLEGATRPVVLLRRRTGTAPEAGAVRPAEAVAPGSPDLGVMLPYTPLHHLLLGLPGDPDGPRLLVMTSGNGAGEPIVTDDTEALERLAHLADAWLTHDRAIHVPCDDSVVRVSDGKPLMIRRARGYAPLPIPLPLPVRPALAVGGDLKNAFCVGEGRRAWLSAHIGDMDDLGTQRAFERAAAQLQSITGVRPTTLVADRHPGYRSAGWAGRNAAGRPVVRVQHHHAHVAAAMAEHGLDGSRQVIGVAFDGTGHGDDGAVWGGEILLADYDGFTRFGHLAYVPLPGGDAAVRRPYRMALAHLRAAGIGWSADLACAAACPPDERLVLARQLERNLNCVPTSSMGRLFDAVSSLAGVCHLVGYEAQAAVELEAAALNAPAEDVTTYTFALRTPEPDGGGTVRADPAPVLAAIVGDLRAGTRPALIAARFHRAVTGLVHRMCVRARERHGLDTVALTGGVFANTLLSSACAAALREDGFTVVRHHLVPPNDGGLALGQLMVAARATTAPATAADR is encoded by the coding sequence GTGAGCGGTCCGCCGCCTCCGGCCGTCGTGGCCGACGACGTGCCGGCGCGCCGTCGCGTCACCGTGCGGGGCGTCGTCCAGGGCGTGGGGTTCCGGCCGTACCTGTACAGCCTCGCCACCGAACTCGCCCTGGCCGGGCATGTGACCAACACCCCCGAGGGCGTGGTGGCCGAGGTCGAGGGGACCCGTTCTGCCGTCGCCCGGTTCTGCGAGCGGATCGCCGCGCAGGCACCCCCGCTGGCTCACGTGGAGTCCGTGCACCAGCTGGAGCTGCCCGCCACGGGAGGCGGCGCCTTCACCATCCTCGCCTCCCGGACCGACGGGCCGGTGCGCACCCTGGTCTCCCCGGACACGGCCACCTGCGCCGACTGCCTCCGTGAACTGGCCGACCCGGCCGACCGGCGACACCGCCACCCCTTCGTCAACTGCACCCACTGCGGCCCGCGCTTCACGATCGTCACCGGCGTCCCCTACGACCGGGCGCACACCACCATGGCCGGCTTCCCGATGTGCGCCGACTGCGCCCGCGAGTACGCCGATCCGGCCGACCGGCGCTTCCACGCGCAGCCGGTCGCCTGTCCCGCCTGCGGGCCGCGGCTGCGTCTGCTGGTGCCACGCGGCGCTTCCGCCGGAGGGCTGAAGAGCGTCGAGGGAGCGGACGCCGTCGCCGGGGCCCGCGCGCTTCTCGCCCGCGGGGCGATCCTCGCCGTGAAGGGCCTGGGCGGCTACCACCTGGCCTGCGACGCCTCGAACGCCGCGGCCGTCACGCTGCTGCGACGCCGCAAGGGACGGGGTGACAAGCCGTTCGCCGTCATGGCCCGGACCGTGGACGACATCGCGCACCTCGTGCGACCGGGCCGCGAGGAGCGAAGCCTGCTGGAGGGCGCCACCAGGCCCGTCGTACTGCTGCGACGACGGACCGGCACCGCCCCGGAGGCAGGTGCCGTGCGGCCGGCCGAAGCGGTCGCCCCCGGCAGCCCCGACCTCGGCGTCATGCTGCCGTACACGCCCCTGCACCACCTCCTGCTCGGTCTGCCCGGCGACCCCGACGGCCCCCGGCTCCTCGTGATGACCAGCGGAAACGGGGCCGGTGAACCCATCGTCACCGACGACACGGAGGCACTGGAGCGGCTGGCGCACCTCGCCGACGCCTGGCTCACGCACGACCGGGCGATCCACGTCCCGTGCGACGACTCCGTGGTCCGCGTCAGCGACGGAAAACCGCTGATGATCCGCCGGGCCCGCGGTTACGCCCCGCTGCCGATCCCCCTTCCGCTTCCCGTGCGCCCGGCTCTCGCCGTCGGCGGGGACCTCAAGAACGCGTTCTGCGTCGGGGAGGGCCGGCGGGCCTGGCTGTCCGCGCACATCGGCGACATGGACGACCTCGGCACCCAGCGGGCCTTCGAGCGTGCCGCGGCGCAACTGCAGTCCATCACCGGAGTGCGGCCCACGACCCTGGTGGCCGACCGGCACCCCGGCTACCGCTCGGCCGGCTGGGCCGGCCGGAACGCGGCCGGCCGGCCCGTCGTACGCGTCCAGCACCATCACGCCCACGTCGCCGCCGCGATGGCCGAACACGGACTGGACGGCAGCCGGCAGGTGATCGGCGTCGCCTTCGACGGCACCGGACACGGCGACGACGGTGCCGTGTGGGGCGGCGAGATCCTGCTCGCCGACTACGACGGCTTCACCCGGTTCGGGCACCTCGCGTACGTCCCGCTGCCCGGTGGCGACGCCGCAGTACGCCGGCCGTACCGCATGGCGCTGGCCCACCTGCGCGCGGCGGGGATCGGCTGGTCGGCCGACCTCGCCTGTGCCGCCGCCTGTCCGCCCGACGAACGCCTGGTACTGGCACGGCAGTTGGAGCGGAACCTGAACTGTGTCCCCACGTCCAGCATGGGCCGGCTCTTCGACGCCGTGTCCTCCCTCGCGGGCGTGTGCCACCTGGTCGGATACGAGGCCCAGGCGGCCGTCGAACTCGAGGCGGCCGCGCTGAACGCGCCCGCCGAGGACGTCACCACCTACACGTTCGCCCTCCGGACACCGGAGCCGGACGGCGGCGGCACGGTACGGGCCGATCCGGCCCCCGTCCTGGCGGCGATCGTCGGCGACCTGCGGGCCGGCACACGACCCGCCCTCATCGCGGCCCGCTTCCACCGGGCCGTCACCGGCCTGGTGCACCGGATGTGCGTGCGGGCCCGCGAACGCCACGGGCTGGACACCGTCGCCCTGACAGGCGGCGTGTTCGCCAACACCCTGCTCTCCTCGGCCTGCGCCGCGGCCCTGCGCGAGGACGGCTTCACGGTTGTGCGGCACCACCTGGTCCCGCCCAACGACGGCGGCCTGGCCCTCGGCCAGCTCATGGTCGCCGCCCGTGCCACGACGGCCCCGGCCACGGCCGCCGACCGATAA
- a CDS encoding HypC/HybG/HupF family hydrogenase formation chaperone has protein sequence MCLAVPGKVLDIEERDGTRMATVDFGGVVKEVCLEYLPDLQVGEYAIVHVGFALQRLDEESAKQTLELFAEIGLLQEEFGDAWDMAAEAGGGGTLPLAGEDVVEEVRK, from the coding sequence ATGTGCCTGGCGGTACCCGGCAAAGTGCTGGACATCGAGGAACGTGACGGCACCCGAATGGCCACCGTCGATTTCGGCGGCGTGGTCAAGGAGGTGTGCCTGGAGTACCTGCCCGACCTCCAGGTCGGCGAGTACGCCATCGTGCACGTCGGGTTCGCCCTGCAACGCCTGGACGAGGAGTCGGCGAAGCAGACACTCGAACTCTTCGCCGAAATCGGCCTGCTGCAGGAGGAGTTCGGCGACGCCTGGGACATGGCCGCCGAAGCGGGCGGAGGCGGGACGCTCCCGCTCGCGGGCGAGGACGTCGTCGAGGAGGTGCGCAAGTGA
- the hypD gene encoding hydrogenase formation protein HypD, translating to MKYIDEFQDPELARRLLDDIHATVTRPWALMEVCGGQTHSIIRHGIDQLLPKEVELIHGPGCPVCVTPLEVIDKALEIASRPGVIFCSFGDMLRVPGTGRDLFQVRSEGGDVRVVYSPLDALRIAQQNPDREVVFFGIGFETTAPPNAMTVHQARRLGVTNFSMLVSHVRVPPAIEAIMSSPSCRVQGFLAAGHVCSVMGVGEYPELAERFRVPIVVTGFEPLDILEGVRRAVRQLERGEHTVDNAYARAVRPEGNPAARAMLEDVFEVTDRAWRGIGVIPDSGWRLAPKYRDHDAEHRFSVEGIQTREPAECRSGEVLQGLLKPHECEAFGTLCTPRNPLGATMVSSEGACAAYYLYRRLDITNAAREATPVV from the coding sequence GTGAAGTACATCGACGAGTTCCAGGACCCCGAGCTGGCCCGCCGGCTCCTCGACGACATCCACGCCACGGTGACCAGGCCCTGGGCCCTGATGGAGGTCTGCGGAGGGCAGACGCACAGCATCATCCGCCACGGGATCGACCAACTGCTGCCCAAGGAGGTCGAGCTGATCCACGGGCCGGGCTGTCCCGTGTGCGTGACCCCGCTGGAGGTCATCGACAAGGCCCTGGAGATCGCCTCCCGGCCGGGCGTGATCTTCTGCTCCTTCGGCGACATGCTGCGGGTGCCCGGTACCGGCCGGGACCTGTTCCAGGTCCGGAGCGAGGGCGGCGACGTGCGCGTCGTCTACTCGCCGCTCGACGCCCTGCGCATCGCGCAGCAGAACCCGGACCGCGAGGTGGTGTTCTTCGGCATCGGCTTCGAGACCACCGCGCCGCCCAACGCCATGACGGTCCATCAGGCCCGCAGGCTGGGCGTCACGAACTTCAGCATGCTGGTGTCGCATGTGCGCGTACCACCCGCCATCGAGGCCATCATGAGCTCGCCGAGCTGCCGTGTGCAGGGCTTCCTCGCGGCCGGGCACGTGTGCAGCGTGATGGGCGTGGGGGAGTACCCGGAACTGGCCGAACGCTTCCGGGTGCCCATCGTCGTGACCGGATTCGAGCCACTGGATATCCTCGAAGGCGTGCGCCGCGCCGTCCGCCAGCTGGAGCGCGGCGAGCACACCGTCGACAACGCCTACGCCCGCGCCGTCCGCCCGGAGGGCAACCCGGCCGCCCGGGCGATGCTGGAGGACGTCTTCGAGGTCACCGACCGTGCCTGGCGCGGCATCGGAGTGATCCCCGACAGCGGCTGGCGGCTGGCCCCGAAGTACCGCGACCACGACGCGGAACACCGCTTCTCGGTCGAAGGCATCCAGACCCGTGAACCGGCCGAGTGCCGCAGCGGCGAGGTCCTGCAGGGGCTCCTCAAGCCGCACGAGTGCGAGGCCTTCGGCACGCTCTGCACACCCCGCAACCCCCTCGGAGCCACCATGGTCTCCAGCGAGGGCGCCTGCGCCGCGTACTACCTCTACCGGCGACTGGACATCACCAACGCGGCCCGGGAGGCGACCCCCGTTGTCTGA
- the hypE gene encoding hydrogenase expression/formation protein HypE, translating to MSDTTDLRGPALDVEAWTCPAPLRDRPRVVMGHGGGGALSAELVQQIFAPAFGGEVLAQMGDAAALTLGGARLAFSTDSFVVRPLFFPGGSIGDLAVNGTVNDLAMSGARAAYLSCGFILEEGVELDVVSRVAEALGAAARTAGVEVATGDTKVVEAGHGDGIFINTAGIGLIPPGVDLRPGRVVAGDVVIVSGAIGVHGVAIMSVREGLEFGVEIESDCAALGGLVDAMLAVTPDLHVLRDPTRGGLAAALNEIAAASGAGVVVRERDVPVPAAVANACAILGLDPMYVANEGKLVAFVPREHADAVLEAMRAHPLGADSVIIGEAVAEHPGLVVARTGLGGTRVVDLPLGEQLPRIC from the coding sequence TTGTCTGACACCACCGATCTCCGCGGGCCGGCGCTCGACGTCGAGGCCTGGACCTGTCCCGCTCCGCTGCGCGACCGGCCCCGTGTGGTCATGGGCCACGGCGGCGGCGGGGCGCTGTCCGCCGAACTGGTGCAGCAGATCTTCGCGCCCGCCTTCGGGGGAGAGGTGCTCGCCCAGATGGGTGATGCCGCCGCTCTCACCCTGGGCGGTGCCCGGCTGGCGTTCTCCACCGACTCGTTCGTGGTACGGCCGTTGTTCTTCCCCGGTGGCAGCATCGGCGACCTCGCCGTCAACGGCACCGTCAACGACCTCGCCATGAGCGGCGCCCGGGCCGCCTACCTGTCCTGCGGATTCATCCTGGAGGAGGGCGTCGAACTGGACGTCGTCTCCCGGGTGGCCGAGGCGCTGGGTGCGGCGGCGCGCACCGCGGGCGTCGAGGTGGCGACCGGCGACACCAAGGTGGTGGAGGCCGGACACGGCGACGGGATCTTCATCAACACGGCCGGCATCGGCCTCATCCCCCCGGGCGTCGATCTGCGCCCGGGCCGGGTGGTCGCCGGCGACGTGGTGATCGTCAGCGGTGCCATCGGCGTCCACGGTGTGGCGATCATGAGCGTGCGCGAGGGTCTGGAATTCGGTGTGGAGATCGAGAGCGACTGCGCGGCGCTCGGCGGCCTGGTCGACGCCATGCTCGCCGTCACCCCGGATCTGCACGTGCTGCGTGACCCCACGCGGGGCGGGCTGGCCGCCGCGCTGAACGAGATCGCGGCGGCCTCCGGCGCGGGGGTGGTCGTCCGGGAGCGCGACGTGCCCGTCCCGGCGGCCGTGGCCAATGCCTGCGCCATCCTGGGTCTGGACCCCATGTACGTCGCCAACGAGGGCAAGCTGGTGGCCTTCGTGCCGCGTGAGCACGCCGACGCGGTGCTCGAGGCGATGCGCGCACATCCGCTGGGAGCGGACTCCGTGATCATCGGGGAGGCCGTCGCGGAACACCCCGGCCTGGTGGTGGCCCGCACCGGGCTCGGGGGCACGCGGGTGGTGGACCTGCCGCTCGGCGAGCAGCTTCCGCGGATCTGCTGA
- a CDS encoding SpoIIE family protein phosphatase, with the protein MAHGDPGRHVAETAVSMLEALFTQSPIGLHLLDTDLRVVRINATTPAMRGVVLEDLVGRPARDVYAMVEGDVEALLREVLDTGVPVQQRIMRARVDGIRPQERRFEVTALRLVDPDGWVLGVAVTSVDVTERERARARTVVLDAVRGKVGRILDPAVTGEELVEAVVPAFADIAVVEVVDAVIRGGDPPVAPAPTGTPVMRTAFRSTHARPQQAHPVGEVRRLPAPTPFTQALADLRPRVVPLHAAAPWLSADPPVAEAIRSAGAHSLLVVPLALRDAALGIVSLYRTGDSAPFDEADRELAVELASHTALCLDNARRYAREHTVAATVQRQLLPRRPVSHASLETAYLSVTGADPGSWYDTIALSGARTALVVGKVSGHGLNAAATMGQLRTVVRSLTAFDLPPDELLARLHGTAGHLAAERGHLPLGDALRRDVLTADCVYAVHDPVTGRCTMATAGRLGPLVVRPDHTVSLPASPGGPRLGTAEGAPFAAVDVEVPDGSVLVFTSDPVLTAYLAEAPGPLPSAPDYRDRPIQELCDALVYALPAGLGAGDAAVIVARTRAFSPDRFVAWPIDPDPAAVALARRRTARQLAAWDVDDETAFNTRLIVSELVTNAVRYGSPPLELRLIHDLTLTCEVRDTGSDAPLLRHAAGVDEGGRGLFITAQLAQAWGVRYTAPGKTIWTEQSL; encoded by the coding sequence GTGGCGCACGGCGATCCCGGCCGGCACGTCGCCGAGACGGCGGTCTCGATGCTGGAGGCGCTGTTCACGCAGTCACCGATCGGGCTCCACCTGCTGGACACCGATCTACGGGTGGTGCGGATCAACGCCACCACCCCCGCCATGCGGGGCGTGGTTCTGGAGGACCTGGTGGGGCGGCCGGCCCGGGACGTCTACGCCATGGTCGAGGGCGACGTGGAGGCACTCCTGCGTGAGGTGCTGGACACCGGCGTCCCCGTCCAGCAGCGCATCATGCGGGCGCGTGTCGACGGCATCCGGCCCCAGGAGCGGCGGTTCGAGGTCACCGCGCTGCGCCTGGTGGACCCGGACGGGTGGGTGCTCGGGGTGGCGGTCACGTCGGTCGACGTCACCGAGCGGGAGCGGGCCCGTGCCCGGACCGTGGTGCTGGACGCCGTACGCGGCAAGGTGGGACGCATCCTGGACCCGGCCGTGACCGGCGAGGAACTGGTCGAGGCGGTGGTCCCCGCGTTCGCCGACATCGCGGTCGTGGAGGTGGTGGACGCCGTGATCCGCGGCGGCGACCCGCCGGTGGCCCCGGCACCCACGGGCACGCCCGTGATGCGCACCGCGTTCCGCAGCACTCATGCCCGGCCGCAGCAGGCGCATCCGGTGGGCGAGGTTCGCCGGCTGCCCGCGCCGACACCGTTCACCCAGGCCCTGGCAGACCTGCGTCCGCGCGTGGTCCCGCTGCACGCGGCCGCGCCATGGCTGTCCGCGGACCCCCCGGTCGCGGAGGCGATCCGCTCGGCCGGAGCGCATTCCCTGCTGGTGGTGCCGCTGGCGCTGCGTGACGCGGCCCTCGGCATCGTGAGTCTGTACCGCACCGGAGACTCGGCGCCCTTCGACGAAGCCGACCGGGAGCTCGCGGTGGAGCTGGCCTCGCACACGGCGCTGTGCCTCGACAACGCCCGGCGCTACGCCCGGGAGCACACCGTCGCCGCGACGGTCCAGCGCCAACTGCTGCCGCGGCGCCCTGTGAGCCACGCGTCGCTGGAGACCGCCTACCTCTCCGTCACCGGGGCCGATCCCGGCTCCTGGTACGACACCATCGCGCTGTCCGGCGCCCGCACCGCCCTCGTCGTCGGCAAGGTGTCGGGACACGGACTGAACGCGGCCGCGACCATGGGACAGCTGCGTACCGTCGTACGCTCCCTGACGGCGTTCGACCTCCCTCCCGACGAACTCCTCGCCCGCCTGCACGGCACGGCGGGCCATCTCGCCGCCGAGCGCGGACATCTCCCGCTCGGTGATGCGCTCCGCCGGGACGTACTCACCGCCGACTGCGTGTACGCCGTCCACGACCCGGTGACCGGCAGGTGCACGATGGCCACGGCCGGCCGGCTGGGCCCCCTCGTCGTACGCCCCGACCACACCGTCAGCCTCCCCGCCTCACCGGGTGGGCCGCGGCTGGGCACGGCGGAGGGTGCCCCCTTCGCGGCCGTGGACGTCGAGGTCCCGGACGGCAGCGTCCTGGTGTTCACCAGCGATCCGGTCCTCACCGCGTATCTCGCCGAGGCCCCGGGGCCGCTGCCGTCGGCGCCGGACTACCGCGACCGCCCGATCCAGGAGCTCTGCGACGCCCTCGTCTACGCACTCCCGGCCGGCCTCGGGGCCGGTGACGCCGCGGTGATCGTCGCGCGCACCCGGGCGTTCTCCCCCGACCGGTTCGTGGCCTGGCCGATCGATCCGGACCCCGCTGCCGTGGCCCTCGCCCGACGCCGTACGGCCCGACAGCTCGCCGCGTGGGACGTGGACGACGAGACCGCCTTCAACACCCGGCTCATCGTCAGTGAACTCGTCACCAACGCGGTGCGGTACGGCAGCCCACCGCTCGAACTGCGGCTGATCCACGACCTCACCCTGACCTGCGAGGTGCGGGACACCGGCTCGGACGCGCCACTCCTGCGCCACGCGGCCGGTGTCGACGAAGGCGGACGCGGGCTGTTCATCACCGCGCAGCTGGCCCAGGCCTGGGGCGTCCGCTACACGGCCCCGGGCAAGACGATCTGGACCGAGCAGTCGCTCTGA
- a CDS encoding LuxR C-terminal-related transcriptional regulator: MIRRAVVVSAMAGFGKNGSGGNAPSADPQGDPFMRTRFAIPARPATFLRRKRLATHLDQALLTPLTMVNGAAGAGKTLLVADWASGRNRSVAWLTSDAADQGCGMFWAYLLQTLRVSGVPLPPEVHFPAEAGHVDHALLARLAADLSGRDRPVIVVLDEYDRVTDPQVAEQLGFVLRNAGAGMRLILVTRTEPMLPLHRYRAAGDLTEIRDAELAFTAEEAAALLDLHGLSLPVPAARALVERTRGWAAGLRLCALAARERPDPETYLKEFEADRTTVADFLLAEVLRRQTPQTQDLLLRVSVLDRFCPELANVLTERTDAGPILAALHRENAFVEDLGHAWCRLHPLFAEILRAHLRERSPGLEPELHRRAARWLRHSGALAESLGHGAAAGDWELTADTLVDDLAIGQLFTGLRCDDLAELFSGMGSEATGPAPDLVRAARELSRCDLDRGLTHLHHAERSLAEEKGADQDTYGLAAARLSCALLEALAARLTGSPARAEMAAEAAGNLWEQVPAHLLDKHPELTALLLTHLGSTRLWAGRFDDARAVLSTVAEGSGGAATALPREDSLGRLALIDYLNGWLGRAERRAMEALTETERFSLSQPSGSGIGRLVLAAVAVDRNELGQAQSLLDEAAESHPAMRDPVMEAGRAIATARLLLARGHPQAALERADAAVTAAVVSPWAEGQTALVASAAHLAEGRPEAAVKLLRGVPGDQVACAVGAARAHLAVGEHGAALDLLDLVPPDGRVGPAVTVRATLVRAQAAEARGDSATSRSLVAQALREARPERLRRPFLEAGPWIRPLLSTAPLRSLTEGWLTPGAPSHGGPPRPEDRFPPVVEELSGREHDVLERLAQMMSTQEIAADLYVSVNTVKTHLKSVYRKLAVNRRNDAVRRARELRLL; this comes from the coding sequence ATGATCCGTCGAGCAGTGGTGGTGAGCGCCATGGCCGGTTTCGGGAAGAACGGTTCGGGAGGCAACGCGCCGAGCGCGGACCCCCAGGGTGATCCGTTCATGCGGACCCGGTTCGCCATACCGGCGAGGCCGGCCACGTTTCTGCGCCGCAAGCGCCTTGCCACGCACCTGGACCAGGCGCTTCTGACACCGTTGACCATGGTCAACGGAGCCGCCGGCGCCGGCAAGACCCTGCTGGTCGCCGACTGGGCCAGCGGGCGGAACCGGTCCGTCGCCTGGCTCACCAGCGACGCGGCGGACCAGGGCTGCGGGATGTTCTGGGCGTACCTGCTCCAGACGCTGCGTGTCTCCGGTGTGCCGCTGCCCCCCGAAGTCCACTTCCCCGCGGAGGCCGGCCACGTGGACCACGCGCTCCTCGCGCGGCTCGCCGCCGATCTGAGCGGCCGGGACCGGCCCGTGATCGTGGTGCTCGACGAGTACGACCGGGTCACCGACCCGCAGGTCGCCGAGCAACTGGGCTTCGTCCTGCGCAACGCCGGAGCCGGGATGCGTCTGATCCTCGTGACGCGTACGGAACCGATGCTGCCGCTGCACCGGTACCGGGCCGCCGGGGACCTGACGGAGATCAGGGACGCGGAGCTGGCCTTCACCGCCGAGGAGGCGGCCGCGCTCCTGGACCTCCACGGGTTGTCCCTGCCGGTGCCCGCCGCGCGTGCGCTCGTGGAGCGCACCCGGGGCTGGGCCGCCGGACTGCGGCTGTGCGCCCTGGCCGCGCGGGAACGCCCGGACCCGGAGACGTATCTGAAGGAGTTCGAGGCCGACCGCACCACGGTCGCCGATTTTCTGCTGGCGGAGGTGCTCAGACGGCAGACTCCCCAGACGCAGGACCTCCTGCTGCGGGTCAGCGTCCTGGACCGCTTCTGCCCGGAGCTGGCCAACGTGCTCACCGAGCGCACCGACGCCGGACCCATCCTGGCCGCGCTGCACCGGGAGAACGCCTTCGTCGAGGACCTCGGCCACGCCTGGTGCCGGCTCCACCCGCTGTTCGCGGAGATCCTCCGGGCACACCTGCGCGAGCGGTCCCCCGGTCTGGAGCCCGAACTTCACCGCCGGGCCGCCCGATGGCTGCGGCACTCCGGCGCCCTCGCGGAGAGCCTCGGGCACGGCGCCGCCGCGGGCGACTGGGAGCTCACCGCCGACACCCTCGTCGACGACCTCGCCATCGGCCAGCTCTTCACCGGCCTGCGCTGCGACGACCTGGCCGAGCTGTTCTCCGGTATGGGATCGGAGGCCACGGGTCCCGCCCCTGACCTCGTCCGCGCGGCCCGCGAGCTGTCCCGGTGCGACCTCGACCGCGGCCTGACCCACCTGCATCACGCGGAACGGAGCCTGGCGGAGGAGAAGGGCGCGGACCAGGACACGTACGGGCTCGCGGCCGCCCGGCTGAGCTGTGCCCTGCTGGAAGCCCTGGCCGCCAGGCTGACCGGTTCGCCCGCGCGGGCGGAGATGGCGGCCGAGGCGGCCGGGAACCTGTGGGAGCAGGTCCCCGCGCACCTGCTCGACAAGCATCCCGAACTCACCGCACTCCTGCTGACCCATCTGGGCTCGACGAGGCTGTGGGCCGGACGGTTCGACGACGCGCGTGCCGTTCTGTCCACGGTGGCCGAGGGTTCCGGCGGGGCCGCGACGGCGCTCCCGCGCGAGGACTCACTGGGCCGCCTGGCGTTGATCGACTATCTGAACGGGTGGCTCGGCAGGGCGGAGCGCAGGGCCATGGAGGCGCTGACCGAGACGGAGCGGTTCAGCCTGTCGCAGCCCTCCGGCTCCGGAATCGGGCGGCTGGTCCTCGCCGCCGTGGCCGTCGACCGCAACGAACTCGGCCAGGCGCAGAGCCTCCTCGACGAGGCGGCCGAATCCCACCCGGCGATGCGGGACCCGGTGATGGAAGCGGGCCGGGCCATCGCCACCGCGCGCCTGCTGCTGGCCCGCGGCCACCCGCAGGCCGCGCTCGAACGGGCGGACGCGGCCGTCACCGCGGCCGTGGTCTCACCCTGGGCCGAGGGCCAGACGGCGCTGGTGGCCTCCGCCGCACACCTGGCGGAGGGGCGCCCGGAGGCAGCCGTCAAGCTGTTGCGGGGGGTGCCCGGGGACCAGGTGGCGTGTGCGGTCGGCGCGGCGCGGGCCCACCTCGCCGTGGGCGAGCACGGCGCGGCGCTCGACCTCCTCGACCTCGTGCCTCCCGACGGCCGCGTCGGGCCGGCGGTGACCGTCCGGGCGACGCTGGTCAGGGCGCAGGCCGCGGAAGCGAGGGGGGACTCGGCCACCTCGCGCAGCCTCGTCGCGCAGGCACTGCGGGAGGCCCGGCCCGAGCGGTTGCGGCGCCCCTTCCTGGAGGCCGGACCGTGGATCCGGCCCCTCCTGAGCACGGCACCGCTGCGATCGCTGACGGAGGGCTGGCTCACCCCCGGTGCCCCGTCGCACGGTGGTCCGCCCCGGCCCGAGGACCGGTTCCCGCCGGTCGTGGAGGAACTGAGCGGGCGGGAGCACGACGTGCTGGAACGGCTGGCCCAGATGATGTCGACGCAGGAGATCGCGGCCGATCTGTACGTGTCGGTGAACACGGTCAAGACCCACCTCAAGAGCGTCTACCGGAAGCTGGCGGTGAACCGTCGCAACGACGCGGTCCGCCGCGCGCGCGAGCTGCGGCTGCTGTGA